The sequence AACAGTGCTAATAATGGGTAAAGCAGTTAATTTTTTTTTGGCGCTGCTGATTTTGTCTTATGTCAAGTCAGATTCCCTTAAATTTACTTGTTTCATCACACTTTTTAATAACCCTATTTTTAAATCTTCATTAGCATGAATAGGGATGGATATACTTTGATTCTC is a genomic window of Cyanobacterium sp. T60_A2020_053 containing:
- a CDS encoding type II toxin-antitoxin system HicA family toxin translates to MKYAEGGLEKKGWRLVRVKGSHYRYDKENQSISIPIHANEDLKIGLLKSVMKQVNLRESDLT